A DNA window from Sulfitobacter noctilucicola contains the following coding sequences:
- the lysA gene encoding diaminopimelate decarboxylase: MDHFLYRNGALFAEDVAISEIAAAVGTPFYVYSTATLLRHFRAFDDALEGMDHLVCYAMKANSNQAVLQTLAQAGAGMDVVSGGEYRRARAAGVPGDRIVFSGVGKTRDEIRLALEGGIRQFNVESEPEMVILDATARELGVVAPITVRVNPDVDAKTHAKIATGKSENKFGIPIARAREVYAMAAAMPGLDVIGIDVHIGSQLTDLAPYELAYQKVAELTEALRADGHTITRLDLGGGLGIPYERTNEAPPLPSDYGALVKRTLGHLGCEVEIEPGRLIAGNAGLMVSEVIYVKSGEGRDFLIIDGAMNDLIRPAMYEAHHEIVPVIEPAPGVEPAPIDIVGPVCESGDTFAKQRLMPPLSAGDLVAFRSAGAYGAVMSSEYNSRPLIPEVLVKDDQFAVIRARPTFDEMINRDTIPEWL, from the coding sequence ATGGATCATTTCCTTTATCGTAACGGCGCGCTTTTTGCGGAAGACGTGGCCATATCCGAGATCGCGGCAGCCGTTGGCACGCCGTTCTATGTTTATTCAACCGCAACGCTGCTGCGCCATTTTCGCGCCTTTGATGATGCGCTGGAGGGGATGGATCACCTCGTTTGCTATGCGATGAAAGCCAATTCCAATCAGGCGGTGTTGCAGACTTTGGCGCAGGCAGGCGCAGGCATGGATGTGGTATCGGGTGGTGAATACCGCCGTGCGCGTGCAGCCGGCGTGCCGGGCGACCGGATCGTCTTTTCCGGCGTTGGAAAAACCCGTGATGAAATCCGCCTCGCGTTGGAAGGCGGCATCCGCCAGTTCAACGTAGAGAGTGAGCCGGAGATGGTCATTCTGGATGCAACCGCTCGGGAATTGGGCGTGGTGGCACCGATCACCGTGCGGGTTAATCCGGACGTGGACGCCAAAACACACGCCAAGATTGCCACCGGCAAATCGGAGAACAAGTTTGGCATCCCCATCGCCCGCGCGCGCGAAGTTTACGCGATGGCAGCCGCGATGCCGGGCTTGGACGTAATTGGCATCGACGTGCACATCGGATCACAACTGACCGACCTTGCCCCCTACGAGCTGGCCTATCAGAAGGTCGCCGAGCTGACCGAAGCTTTGCGTGCAGATGGTCACACCATCACACGCCTCGATTTGGGGGGCGGTTTGGGTATCCCTTACGAGCGCACGAACGAAGCGCCGCCTTTGCCGTCCGATTATGGTGCTTTGGTCAAGCGGACTCTGGGCCATCTGGGCTGCGAGGTCGAGATTGAACCCGGACGGCTGATTGCGGGCAACGCGGGCCTGATGGTGAGCGAGGTGATCTACGTCAAATCGGGTGAGGGGCGTGATTTCCTGATTATCGATGGCGCGATGAACGATCTGATCCGCCCCGCGATGTACGAAGCGCACCACGAGATTGTACCGGTGATTGAGCCTGCACCGGGTGTGGAGCCCGCGCCGATTGATATCGTCGGTCCGGTTTGCGAATCCGGCGATACCTTTGCCAAACAGCGCCTGATGCCCCCGCTCAGCGCCGGTGATCTGGTCGCCTTCCGTTCAGCCGGCGCATATGGCGCGGTTATGAGTAGCGAATACAACTCGCGGCCTCTAATTCCGGAGGTTTTGGTGAAAGATGATCAATTCGCGGTTATCCGCGCACGTCCAACCTTTGACGAAATGATAAATCGCGATACCATTCCTGAATGGTTGTAG
- a CDS encoding DUF2834 domain-containing protein yields MSALRMIYLGLAIWGAIHPMYYFISWFNTNGYDIWAMVDAWHVNTAASGLVWDLTIAAITLTVWIIAEVAVRRNWIALIAIPATFCIGVSCGLPLYLFLRTAPVK; encoded by the coding sequence ATGTCCGCTTTGCGCATGATCTACCTTGGCCTTGCCATCTGGGGTGCGATCCACCCGATGTATTATTTCATCAGCTGGTTTAATACGAACGGCTATGACATCTGGGCCATGGTCGATGCATGGCACGTCAACACCGCCGCAAGCGGTCTTGTCTGGGATCTGACCATTGCGGCAATCACTTTGACAGTCTGGATAATCGCCGAGGTAGCAGTGCGCCGGAACTGGATTGCACTCATCGCCATTCCAGCCACCTTTTGCATCGGTGTGAGTTGCGGACTGCCGCTGTATTTGTTTTTGCGCACCGCACCTGTCAAGTAA
- a CDS encoding TlpA disulfide reductase family protein produces MKKVLLGLVYTALLTSANAALAAGPDILSIRDGDMKKLIVHSTPEATSDAAFQLADDAGKGTLADYKGKYVLVNFWATWCAPCRKEMPQLNALQKEFGGADFEVLTIATGRNSPQGIKKFFAEAGIDSLPRHQDPKQALAAQMGVFGLPITVILDPEGREIARLRGDADWYSDDAKKIIETLVKSRTDG; encoded by the coding sequence ATGAAAAAAGTCTTACTCGGCCTCGTGTATACGGCCCTTTTGACCAGTGCAAATGCAGCGCTTGCCGCAGGTCCCGACATTCTGTCGATCCGTGACGGAGACATGAAGAAACTGATCGTCCACAGCACACCCGAAGCGACCTCTGATGCGGCTTTTCAACTGGCCGATGATGCAGGCAAAGGGACGCTTGCGGACTATAAGGGGAAGTACGTTCTGGTAAATTTCTGGGCCACGTGGTGTGCGCCTTGCCGCAAGGAAATGCCACAGCTTAACGCGCTGCAAAAAGAGTTCGGCGGTGCCGATTTCGAGGTGCTGACCATCGCGACCGGGCGCAATTCGCCTCAGGGGATCAAGAAGTTTTTCGCCGAGGCAGGGATCGACAGCCTGCCGCGCCATCAGGACCCAAAGCAGGCGTTGGCCGCACAAATGGGGGTCTTCGGCTTACCGATCACAGTGATTCTCGACCCTGAAGGGCGCGAGATCGCACGGCTGCGGGGCGATGCCGACTGGTACAGTGATGATGCGAAAAAAATTATTGAGACGCTTGTGAAAAGCCGCACAGACGGCTGA
- a CDS encoding winged helix DNA-binding protein gives MPNSSRPLPERRIVSSRHLAEGEGWEASELEYGMIIAYNAFTRWMARCMTAAGNAELTPLEILVLHNTNHRGREKRLTDICFLLNIEDTHTVNYALRKLLKSGLLASDKRGKEVFYRTSEEGAALCEAYRAVRKSCFLDGLSRVDTTGDDLREIAAGLRAISGQYDQASRAAASL, from the coding sequence ATGCCCAACTCGTCCCGCCCCCTGCCCGAACGCCGCATCGTGTCGTCCCGCCATCTTGCAGAAGGAGAGGGCTGGGAAGCATCTGAACTCGAATACGGCATGATAATTGCCTACAATGCTTTCACCCGTTGGATGGCGCGTTGCATGACGGCGGCAGGAAATGCGGAACTGACACCGCTTGAAATACTGGTTCTGCATAACACCAACCACCGGGGACGCGAAAAGCGGCTGACCGATATCTGTTTTCTGCTTAACATCGAAGACACGCACACAGTTAATTATGCCCTGCGCAAGTTGTTGAAATCCGGTTTGCTTGCTTCCGACAAGCGCGGAAAAGAAGTGTTTTATCGCACATCCGAAGAAGGGGCCGCGCTGTGTGAAGCGTACCGGGCTGTGCGCAAGAGCTGTTTTCTGGACGGGTTGAGCCGTGTCGACACCACTGGCGACGATCTGCGCGAAATTGCAGCAGGTCTGCGTGCCATTTCGGGCCAGTACGATCAGGCAAGTCGCGCAGCGGCATCGCTATGA
- a CDS encoding BadF/BadG/BcrA/BcrD ATPase family protein has product MKTTQQSVLVAADGGGTGCRACAGTIEAGILGQAEGGPGNVHSNFENAIRNLTGAVTEALQQADLGHVPLDQITAHFGVAGAHSDVEMEAVRAALPYGRSSVTGDRATSVRGALGDTDGYVVALGTGTIVARQKALGLHTVGGWGFDISDQASGSWLGRHLLEQIVMAEDGLRAHSPLTEKVLSDQGGLIDMIYFASSAAPGDFAKLARDVIEHAAQGDAVGQELMKKGADYIIHCLRTLGFQTGDQLALAGGVGPHYRNYLPAEMVENVIKPRGTALDGAFAMAWQTALANT; this is encoded by the coding sequence ATGAAGACGACGCAGCAATCCGTTCTTGTCGCCGCGGATGGCGGGGGTACCGGCTGTCGTGCCTGCGCGGGCACGATCGAAGCGGGCATTTTGGGACAGGCCGAAGGCGGTCCCGGCAATGTTCACAGCAACTTCGAAAATGCGATCCGCAATCTGACGGGTGCGGTCACAGAAGCCTTGCAGCAAGCCGACCTAGGTCATGTACCACTTGATCAGATCACAGCACATTTTGGCGTGGCGGGCGCACATTCCGACGTGGAAATGGAAGCCGTTCGGGCCGCTCTGCCCTATGGCCGTTCCAGTGTCACAGGGGACCGCGCCACTTCGGTCAGGGGCGCGCTGGGTGATACAGACGGGTATGTTGTTGCCCTTGGCACCGGCACCATCGTGGCACGCCAAAAGGCTCTGGGCTTGCATACGGTCGGCGGTTGGGGATTTGACATATCGGATCAGGCATCCGGGTCGTGGCTGGGCCGTCATCTGCTTGAGCAGATCGTTATGGCAGAAGACGGGTTGCGGGCGCATAGTCCGTTGACCGAAAAGGTTCTGTCCGATCAGGGTGGTCTGATTGACATGATCTATTTCGCATCGTCAGCGGCGCCCGGTGATTTTGCAAAACTTGCCCGCGATGTGATCGAGCATGCAGCGCAAGGTGATGCGGTCGGTCAGGAACTGATGAAGAAGGGCGCGGATTATATCATCCACTGCCTGCGGACGCTCGGCTTTCAGACAGGCGACCAACTGGCGCTCGCGGGCGGGGTTGGCCCGCATTACCGCAATTATCTGCCTGCCGAGATGGTCGAAAATGTGATTAAGCCCCGCGGCACTGCGCTTGATGGCGCTTTTGCGATGGCGTGGCAAACCGCGCTGGCGAACACATGA
- the argH gene encoding argininosuccinate lyase — protein sequence MTDTTSNKMWGGRFAAGPDAIMEAINASIGFDKRMAAQDIAGSRAHAAMLAATGIITDSDAEAIREGLLTILSEIEGGTFEFSTALEDIHMNVEARLKEVIGEPAGRLHTGRSRNDQVATDFKLWVRDQLDAFEGGLVALIQALLGQAEAGADWVMPGFTHLQTAQPVTWGHHMMAYVEMLGRDLSRVRDARARMNESPLGAAALAGTSFPIDREMTAQALGFDRPAANSLDAVADRDFALEFLSCASICAMHLSRFAEELVIWSSAQFRFVTLSDRFSTGSSIMPQKKNPDAAELIRAKVGRIFGANTALMLVMKGLPLTYSKDMQEDKEQVFDAADNLMIALAAMEGMVRDMTGNRAELAAAAGSGFSTATDLADWLVRVLGLPFRDAHHITGTLVGMAEKQGCDLPDLTLAQMQSVHADINESVFDVLGVENSVNSRMSYGGTAPAQVRAQIERWKGLLA from the coding sequence ATGACTGACACCACCTCCAACAAAATGTGGGGCGGCCGCTTTGCTGCCGGTCCCGACGCGATCATGGAGGCGATCAACGCCTCGATCGGCTTTGACAAGCGGATGGCCGCACAGGATATCGCCGGAAGCCGCGCCCATGCCGCGATGCTGGCCGCGACCGGTATCATTACTGATAGCGATGCCGAGGCGATACGGGAAGGCTTGCTCACGATCTTGTCAGAGATCGAAGGCGGGACCTTTGAATTCTCCACGGCGCTCGAAGACATCCACATGAACGTGGAGGCACGTCTGAAAGAAGTGATCGGAGAGCCTGCGGGCCGCTTGCACACAGGTCGGAGCAGGAACGATCAGGTCGCCACAGACTTCAAACTTTGGGTGCGCGACCAGCTTGATGCCTTTGAGGGGGGGCTTGTCGCCCTTATTCAGGCGCTTCTCGGACAGGCCGAAGCGGGTGCCGATTGGGTCATGCCCGGCTTTACCCACTTGCAAACAGCACAACCCGTCACATGGGGGCATCACATGATGGCCTATGTCGAAATGCTGGGGCGCGATTTGTCGCGTGTGCGCGATGCGCGGGCGCGGATGAACGAAAGCCCGCTTGGGGCCGCTGCTTTGGCGGGAACGTCCTTCCCGATTGATCGCGAGATGACAGCGCAGGCGCTTGGGTTTGACCGTCCTGCGGCCAACAGCCTGGACGCTGTGGCGGACCGTGATTTCGCGCTGGAGTTTCTTTCCTGTGCCAGCATCTGCGCGATGCATCTCAGCCGCTTTGCAGAGGAGTTGGTGATCTGGTCCTCTGCTCAATTCCGCTTTGTCACGCTGTCGGACCGGTTCTCGACGGGCTCGTCGATCATGCCGCAAAAGAAAAACCCTGACGCCGCAGAACTGATCCGCGCGAAGGTGGGGCGCATCTTTGGTGCGAACACGGCGTTGATGCTCGTGATGAAGGGGCTGCCGCTCACTTATTCAAAGGACATGCAGGAAGACAAGGAACAGGTCTTTGATGCGGCGGACAACCTGATGATCGCGCTGGCCGCGATGGAAGGCATGGTGCGCGACATGACCGGAAACCGTGCTGAGCTTGCTGCGGCGGCGGGCAGCGGGTTCTCGACCGCGACCGATCTGGCCGATTGGCTGGTGCGCGTGCTTGGGCTGCCGTTCCGCGACGCACATCACATCACCGGCACGCTGGTCGGGATGGCTGAAAAGCAGGGCTGCGATTTGCCGGATCTAACGCTGGCGCAGATGCAATCGGTTCACGCCGACATCAACGAAAGCGTTTTTGACGTCCTTGGAGTGGAAAATTCGGTGAACTCGCGTATGTCTTATGGAGGCACGGCACCCGCACAGGTCCGCGCACAGATTGAACGATGGAAAGGTTTGTTGGCATGA
- a CDS encoding Hint domain-containing protein, with protein MKTGFRGTFVISWSQTELDGLDAAPLQNLKIGAAWAWRGDAIRVDGPSDVLRLDQADGADKLRKRAARMVHRLVGAALDKEAPQLSDQQKEALDHSPLMDNSFVVTDGGKSYTVTLIEVGGGNQPLLMFLNEIPPRNCDLWIVHHTLGSMPNDLDSDGSGGVICFTPGTRIQTPEGLMLIEDLREGDLVQTKDNGSQPVRWIGSRRMTGARLFAMPKLRPVRISSGMFSNGIPDEDLIVSPEHRILVKGAVAQELFNTPEVLVAAKDLINGDTVTVDLKMREVTYVHLLFDRHQVMWANGVETESFHPASAALSTLSEVDRARLLANHPELEFDPHTYGSFARRKLSASEAAILNHAA; from the coding sequence ATGAAAACGGGCTTTCGAGGCACGTTTGTCATCAGCTGGTCGCAAACAGAACTAGACGGCCTTGATGCCGCCCCGCTGCAAAACCTAAAAATAGGTGCGGCATGGGCATGGCGCGGGGATGCCATCCGGGTGGATGGACCATCGGACGTTTTGCGGCTGGATCAGGCAGACGGCGCAGATAAACTTCGCAAACGAGCGGCACGCATGGTGCACCGGCTGGTCGGTGCGGCGTTGGATAAAGAAGCACCCCAGCTTTCGGATCAGCAAAAAGAAGCGCTGGATCACTCACCTTTGATGGATAACAGCTTTGTCGTTACGGACGGTGGCAAAAGCTACACCGTGACGCTGATCGAAGTCGGCGGCGGCAACCAGCCGCTCCTGATGTTTCTCAATGAAATCCCGCCCCGCAATTGCGACCTCTGGATCGTACATCACACATTGGGCTCGATGCCGAATGATCTGGATTCAGACGGCAGCGGCGGCGTCATTTGCTTTACGCCCGGCACACGTATCCAGACGCCCGAAGGTCTGATGCTGATCGAGGATTTGCGCGAAGGCGATCTGGTGCAGACAAAAGACAACGGCAGCCAGCCTGTCCGCTGGATCGGCAGTCGCCGGATGACCGGCGCACGCCTTTTCGCGATGCCCAAACTCCGCCCCGTGCGTATTTCCTCGGGTATGTTCAGTAACGGCATCCCAGATGAGGATCTGATCGTCTCTCCGGAACACCGCATTTTGGTCAAGGGTGCCGTCGCGCAAGAGCTTTTCAACACACCAGAAGTGCTCGTCGCGGCCAAAGACCTGATCAACGGCGATACCGTTACGGTCGATTTGAAAATGCGCGAGGTCACCTATGTGCATCTGCTGTTCGATCGTCATCAGGTGATGTGGGCAAACGGCGTGGAAACCGAAAGCTTCCATCCCGCGTCAGCAGCACTCAGCACACTCAGCGAAGTGGACCGTGCCCGTCTTCTGGCCAATCATCCCGAGCTTGAGTTTGATCCGCACACCTACGGCAGCTTTGCACGGCGCAAATTGTCTGCATCCGAAGCGGCAATACTGAACCACGCAGCATAG